A genomic region of Melanotaenia boesemani isolate fMelBoe1 chromosome 13, fMelBoe1.pri, whole genome shotgun sequence contains the following coding sequences:
- the LOC121651426 gene encoding helicase ARIP4-like isoform X4, giving the protein MDQSHSAPFSSENEAQGGDPAVWQCTPSPSTSPSAETPAHPPPSQSISRPHSRLESQSPNPPSTLAGTKKRSSKPAHMRRNIRKLLREHQLEAVTKAAQQEELERRRRLEEQRKQDFPVPLLPEYITGDVTQHVPSSSASVSSQKDVKLTRQDVICLDSSSTGISEDDSKTEIPTSAATDHTHKTDVIDLSSGEDDGISHISTNEEDREPSSAHVNDAHNQPDCHGRVLINLNHPSAEKDIFLLPQLARAVKPHQIGGIRFLYDNLVESVERFSSSTGFGCILAHSMGLGKTLQVISFIDVLFRHTQAHTVLAIVPVNTLQNWLSEFNTWVPPSEALPPDTDPTLVTPRAFKVHILNDEHKNTATRAKVVEDWARDGGVLLMGYEMYRLLSLKKSFVAGRKKRSKKTVGPNVIDLDEEDKQQELLKGVEKALAQPGPDVVICDEGHRIKNCHASTSQALKNIRTRRRVVLTGYPLQNNLIEYWCMVDFVRPDFLGTRQEFSNMFERPILNGQCVDSTSQDIQLMRYRSHVLHSLLEGFVQRRGHDVLRDQLPSKEEHVILVRLSPLQRALYTEFMNRFREAGNTGWLSLNPLKAFCVCCKIWNHPDVLYEALQKENLASEQDLDLDDITSTGQARCPTAPNQKSKNLDNPNPIGGLSLNQLQERANQVITYEWAKDIMCDYKPGILENSAKMVLLFHLIEESVRKGDKLLVFSQSLSTLTVIEDFLAKRPVPASRYTPCKEGPNQNWVRNLNYYRLDGSTTASERERLINQFNDPANTSAWVFLLSTRAGCLGVNLIGANRVVVFDASWNPCHDAQAVCRVYRYGQRKPCHIYRLVCDFTLEKKIYDRQISKQGMSDRVVDDLNPVLTFTRREVESLLHFVEEEPNHSQVQLQPEDDMDSVLQRALHLYSHLITKQPFPHESLLMDRKELKLSSAEKKAAKKGYEEEKRASVPYTRPSYAHYYPASDQSLTNIPAFSQRNWRPPTRIEDKPLATVRPVQSTPVPMMPRQASAGSAPDRESSRSNNGGFPVNCLQKAGVFVQKIVTTTDIVIPGTNSSIDVQARITAGESIHVIRGTKGTYIRTSDGRIFAVRAANKAKTVEESTAAPPKDSQAPPQEVSASGNNGCLLPDKKQLALSKTLPRPISPDSPDIINELQHYTGVMGEDAAAASAVQPERAAESSMNDQPTTKLMQTNGNGSGSACAGRTMSHHDASVMSVIQPNMNATGAQDLRIGTKRKASPPTLDERASKQPSGTKHSSAPLSSQGFPFTGGYGIPPVGLNSAMLGGSLRHPLFMGSGSHYFKPSHAQLGDPSYMYGDMFGLSGTVPTSSSSSSSTITGTPTISSSSSSAADKALPPFMLTPSMAGMAGMLPPGFPLSYSPSLASLYSGSMLPSGLPGPAATPGPAGASFLSQYPPTAASSSSSSSPSSFSPSARSEGHRAQVLVNGRDVSSSDDDDVIEVRGQ; this is encoded by the exons ACCAGTCCCACAGTGCCCCCTTCAGCTCCGAAAATGAGGCTCAGGGCGGCGACCCGGCTGTGTGGCAGTGCACCCCTTCCCCATCTACCTCACCTTCAGCAGAGACACCAGCCCATCCACCCCCTTCACAGTCCATTTCCAGACCCCACTCCAGGCTGGAAAGCCAAAGCCCCAATCCTCCCTCAACCCTGGCAGGAACCAAGAAGAGGAGCTCCAAACCTGCTCACATGAGAAGAAACATCAG GAAGTTACTGAGGGAGCATCAGCTGGAAGCAGTGACCAAAGCCGCCCAGCAGGAGGAGCTAGAGAGAAGGCGACGTCTGGAGGAGCAAAGAAAGCAGGATTTTCCCGTACCACTGCTGCCTGAATACATAACCG GCGATGTTACACAGCATGTCCCGTCATCGTCGGCCTCTGTGTCATCGCAGAAAGACGTAAAGTTAACCAGACAGGATGTCATCTGTTTGGACTCAAGCAGCACGGGCATCAGCGAGGATGACAGCAAGACTGAAATACCCACCTCTGCTGCTacagatcacacacacaaaacag ATGTCATAGATTTGAGCTCAGGCGAGGACGATGGCATTAGCCACATCTCCACTAATGAGGAAGACAGGGAGCCAAGCAGTGCACATGTCAACGATGCCCATAACCAACCAGACTGTCACGGCAGGGTGCTGATCAACCTGAACCATCCATCTGCAGAAAAGGACATTTTCCTCTTGCCACAGCTGGCTCGAGCAGTCAAACCTCACCAG ATTGGAGGAATCCGTTTCCTGTACGACAACCTGGTGGAGTCAGTGGAGCGGTTCAGCAGCAGTACTGGATTTGGTTGCATCCTTGCTCACAGCATGGGTCTGGGCAAAACGCTCCAGGTCATCTCCTTCATTGACGTCCTCTTCcgacacacacaagctcacacAGTGCTCGCCATCGTACCA GTGAACACGTTACAGAACTGGCTGTCAGAGTTCAACACATGGGTCCCTCCTTCTGAAGCGTTACCTCCCGATACTGACCCCACTCTGGTGACACCTCGTGCATTTAAGGTTCACATCCTCAACGATGAACACAA GAACACAGCAACAAGAGCCAAGGTGGTGGAGGACTGGGCCCGGGATGGTGGGGTACTGCTGATGGGCTATGAGATGTACCGCCTTCTGTCACTGAAGAAAAGCTTTGTGGCTGGGAGGAAGAAAAGGAGCAAGAAAACAGTAGGACCCAATGTCATTGACCTGGATGAAGAAGACAAACAGCAGGAACTACTTAAAG GTGTTGAGAAAGCCTTGGCCCAGCCTGGTCCAGATGTTGTGATCTGTGATGAGGGTCATCGCATCAAGAACTGTCATGCCAGCACATCTCAAGCGTTAAAGAACATCAGGACCCGTCGCCGTGTGGTACTGACTGGCTATCCGCTCCAGAACAACCTAATTGAGTACTGGTGCATGGTCGACTTTGTCCGTCCTGACTTCCTAG gTACACGGCAGGAGTTCAGTAACATGTTTGAGCGTCCCATTCTGAACGGGCAGTGTGTGGACAGCACGTCTCAGGACATCCAGCTGATGAGGTACAGGAGCCATGTCCTCCACAGCCTGCTTGAGGGCTTTGTGCAGAG GCGAGGCCATGATGTCCTGAGGGACCAACTGCCCTCTAAGGAGGAGCATGTGATCCTAGTTCGTCTGTCTCCCCTGCAGAGAGCACTCTACACAGAGTTCATGAACCGCTTTAGGGAGGCAGGAAACACTGGCTGGCTCAGCCTCAACCCATTGAAGGCTTTCTGTGTCTGCTGCAAG ATTTGGAACCACCCAGATGTGCTGTATGAGGCCTTGCAGAAGGAAAATCTGGCAAGTGAACAGGACTTGGACCTTGATGACATCACTTCCACAGGACAAGCTCGATGTCCCACAGCGCCTAATCAAAAGTCAAAGAACTTGGACAATCCAAACCCTATTGGTGGACTGAGTCTCAATCAGTTGCAAGAGAGAGCCAATCAGGTCATCACTTATGAATGG GCAAAGGATATCATGTGTGACTACAAGCCCGGTATCCTGGAGAACTCTGCAAAGATGGTGCTGCTGTTCCACCTCATAGAGGAGAGTGTCAGAAAGGGAGACAAACTCCTTGTGTTTAG TCAGAGTTTATCCACACTTACAGTGATTGAGGATTTCTTGGCCAAGAGACCAGTGCCTGCATCACGTTATACCCCCTGCAAAGAAGGACCTAACCAAAACTGGGTCCGCAACCTCAACTATTACA GACTGGATGGAAGCACAACAGCCtcggagagagagagactgataAACCAGTTCAACGATCCTGCCAACACCTCTGCATGGGTCTTCCTGCTGTCGACCAG GGCTGGTTGTCTGGGTGTGAATTTGATCGGAGCAAACCGTGTGGTGGTGTTCGATGCCTCCTGGAATCCTTGCCACGATGCCCAGGCTGTGTGCCGCGTCTACCGCTATGGACAGAGAAAGCCCTGTCACATCTATCGGCTTGTGTGTGACTTCACACTGGAGAAGAAGATCTATGACCGCCAGATCTCCAAACAGGGCATGTCAG ATCGCGTGGTGGATGATCTGAATCCTGTGCTGACCTTCACCAGGAGGGAAGTAGAATCTCTTCTTCATTTTGTGGAAGAGGAACCGAACCACTCTCAGGTTCAGCTGCAGCCAGAGGATGATATGGATAGTGTCCTGCAGAGGGCTCTGCACCTCTATTCTCACCTGATTACCAAG CAACCCTTCCCCCATGAGTCCCTCCTGATGGACCGCAAGGAGCTGAAGCTGAGTAGTGCTGAGAAGAAAGCAGCTAAAAAGGGCTATGAAGAGGAGAAAAGGGCTTCAGTGCCATACACCCGCCCATCCTATGCTCATTATTACCCCGCCAGTGACCAGAGCCTGACTAACATCCCTGCCTTCAGCCAAAGAAACTG GCGACCTCCCACTCGCATTGAGGACAAACCATTGGCCACTGTCCGACCAGTCCAGTCAACTCCAGTTCCAATGATGCCCCGCCAGGCGTCTGCAGGTTCTGCTCCGGACCGTGAATCCTCTAGATCCAACAACGGGGGCTTCCCTGTCAACTGCCTGCAAAAAGCTGGAGTGTTCGTACAGAAAATTGTCACAACTACTG aCATAGTGATTCCAGGCACCAACAGCTCAATAGATGTCCAGGCCAGGATCACAGCTGGAGAAAGTATCCATGTTATCAGGGGTACAAAAG GGACTTACATCAGGACATCCGATGGCAGAATCTTTGCTGTTAGAGCAGCTAACAAGGCCAAGACAGTAGAGGAGAGTACTGCAGCGCCTCCCAAAG ACTCCCAAGCCCCACCTCAGGAGGTCTCAGCCAGTGGCAATAATGGCTGCCTATTACCTGACAAGAAGCAGTTGGCACTCTCCAAAACTTTGCCCCGCCCTATTTCACCAGACAGCCCAGACATCATCAATGAACTGCAGCACTACACAGGTGTCATGGGGGAGGATGCTGCTGCAGCGTCTGCTGTGCAGCCAGAGAGGGCTGCAGAGAGCAGCATGAATGACCAGCCCACCACCAAACTGATGCAGACCAATGGCAACGGCAGTGGGAGCGCTTGTGCTGGCAGAACCATGAGCCACCATGATGCCTCTGTTATGAGCGTCATCCAGCCCAATATGAACGCCACTGGGGCTCAAGACTTGAGAATAGGCACAAAGCGCAAAGCCTCTCCCCCAACCCTGGATGAGCGGGCCAGTAAGCAGCCTTCTGGCACCAAACACTCCTCAGCTCCTCTGTCCTCACAAGGATTCCCTTTTACAGGGGGCTATGGCATCCCCCCTGTGGGTCTCAACTCTGCCATGTTGGGTGGTTCACTGAGGCATCCACTGTTCATGGGGTCTGGCTCACATTACTTCAAGCCCTCCCATGCTCAGCTGGGTGACCCCAGTTACATGTATGGAGATATGTTTGGTTTGAGTGGCACTGTCCCcacttcctcatcttcctcttcatccacAATAACCGGCACTCCCACCatctcatcttcctcatcatctgcTGCAGACAAAGCCCTGCCACCATTCATGCTGACCCCAAGCATGGCTGGCATGGCTGGGATGCTTCCACCCGGCTTCCCTCTCTCATACAGTCCCTCTCTGGCCAGCCTTTACTCAGGGTCAATGCTCCCCAGTGGGCTGCCAGGTCCAGCTGCCACTCCTGGCCCAGCTGGAGCCAGCTTCTTGTCTCAGTACCCTCCGACTGCTGCCTCAAGttcatcctcatcctctcctTCGTCCTTCTCCCCCTCAGCACGATCTGAGGGCCACAGGGCCCAGGTTTTAGTCAACGGCAGGGATGTTAGCAgctctgatgatgatgatgtaatcGAGGTGAGGGGACAGTGA
- the LOC121651426 gene encoding helicase ARIP4-like isoform X2, whose translation MLLLDESESFTDQSHSAPFSSENEAQGGDPAVWQCTPSPSTSPSAETPAHPPPSQSISRPHSRLESQSPNPPSTLAGTKKRSSKPAHMRRNIRKLLREHQLEAVTKAAQQEELERRRRLEEQRKQDFPVPLLPEYITGDVTQHVPSSSASVSSQKDVKLTRQDVICLDSSSTGISEDDSKTEIPTSAATDHTHKTDVIDLSSGEDDGISHISTNEEDREPSSAHVNDAHNQPDCHGRVLINLNHPSAEKDIFLLPQLARAVKPHQIGGIRFLYDNLVESVERFSSSTGFGCILAHSMGLGKTLQVISFIDVLFRHTQAHTVLAIVPVNTLQNWLSEFNTWVPPSEALPPDTDPTLVTPRAFKVHILNDEHKNTATRAKVVEDWARDGGVLLMGYEMYRLLSLKKSFVAGRKKRSKKTVGPNVIDLDEEDKQQELLKGVEKALAQPGPDVVICDEGHRIKNCHASTSQALKNIRTRRRVVLTGYPLQNNLIEYWCMVDFVRPDFLGTRQEFSNMFERPILNGQCVDSTSQDIQLMRYRSHVLHSLLEGFVQRRGHDVLRDQLPSKEEHVILVRLSPLQRALYTEFMNRFREAGNTGWLSLNPLKAFCVCCKIWNHPDVLYEALQKENLASEQDLDLDDITSTGQARCPTAPNQKSKNLDNPNPIGGLSLNQLQERANQVITYEWAKDIMCDYKPGILENSAKMVLLFHLIEESVRKGDKLLVFSQSLSTLTVIEDFLAKRPVPASRYTPCKEGPNQNWVRNLNYYRLDGSTTASERERLINQFNDPANTSAWVFLLSTRAGCLGVNLIGANRVVVFDASWNPCHDAQAVCRVYRYGQRKPCHIYRLVCDFTLEKKIYDRQISKQGMSDRVVDDLNPVLTFTRREVESLLHFVEEEPNHSQVQLQPEDDMDSVLQRALHLYSHLITKQPFPHESLLMDRKELKLSSAEKKAAKKGYEEEKRASVPYTRPSYAHYYPASDQSLTNIPAFSQRNWRPPTRIEDKPLATVRPVQSTPVPMMPRQASAGSAPDRESSRSNNGGFPVNCLQKAGVFVQKIVTTTDIVIPGTNSSIDVQARITAGESIHVIRGTKGTYIRTSDGRIFAVRAANKAKTVEESTAAPPKDSQAPPQEVSASGNNGCLLPDKKQLALSKTLPRPISPDSPDIINELQHYTGVMGEDAAAASAVQPERAAESSMNDQPTTKLMQTNGNGSGSACAGRTMSHHDASVMSVIQPNMNATGAQDLRIGTKRKASPPTLDERASKQPSGTKHSSAPLSSQGFPFTGGYGIPPVGLNSAMLGGSLRHPLFMGSGSHYFKPSHAQLGDPSYMYGDMFGLSGTVPTSSSSSSSTITGTPTISSSSSSAADKALPPFMLTPSMAGMAGMLPPGFPLSYSPSLASLYSGSMLPSGLPGPAATPGPAGASFLSQYPPTAASSSSSSSPSSFSPSARSEGHRAQVLVNGRDVSSSDDDDVIEVRGQ comes from the exons ACCAGTCCCACAGTGCCCCCTTCAGCTCCGAAAATGAGGCTCAGGGCGGCGACCCGGCTGTGTGGCAGTGCACCCCTTCCCCATCTACCTCACCTTCAGCAGAGACACCAGCCCATCCACCCCCTTCACAGTCCATTTCCAGACCCCACTCCAGGCTGGAAAGCCAAAGCCCCAATCCTCCCTCAACCCTGGCAGGAACCAAGAAGAGGAGCTCCAAACCTGCTCACATGAGAAGAAACATCAG GAAGTTACTGAGGGAGCATCAGCTGGAAGCAGTGACCAAAGCCGCCCAGCAGGAGGAGCTAGAGAGAAGGCGACGTCTGGAGGAGCAAAGAAAGCAGGATTTTCCCGTACCACTGCTGCCTGAATACATAACCG GCGATGTTACACAGCATGTCCCGTCATCGTCGGCCTCTGTGTCATCGCAGAAAGACGTAAAGTTAACCAGACAGGATGTCATCTGTTTGGACTCAAGCAGCACGGGCATCAGCGAGGATGACAGCAAGACTGAAATACCCACCTCTGCTGCTacagatcacacacacaaaacag ATGTCATAGATTTGAGCTCAGGCGAGGACGATGGCATTAGCCACATCTCCACTAATGAGGAAGACAGGGAGCCAAGCAGTGCACATGTCAACGATGCCCATAACCAACCAGACTGTCACGGCAGGGTGCTGATCAACCTGAACCATCCATCTGCAGAAAAGGACATTTTCCTCTTGCCACAGCTGGCTCGAGCAGTCAAACCTCACCAG ATTGGAGGAATCCGTTTCCTGTACGACAACCTGGTGGAGTCAGTGGAGCGGTTCAGCAGCAGTACTGGATTTGGTTGCATCCTTGCTCACAGCATGGGTCTGGGCAAAACGCTCCAGGTCATCTCCTTCATTGACGTCCTCTTCcgacacacacaagctcacacAGTGCTCGCCATCGTACCA GTGAACACGTTACAGAACTGGCTGTCAGAGTTCAACACATGGGTCCCTCCTTCTGAAGCGTTACCTCCCGATACTGACCCCACTCTGGTGACACCTCGTGCATTTAAGGTTCACATCCTCAACGATGAACACAA GAACACAGCAACAAGAGCCAAGGTGGTGGAGGACTGGGCCCGGGATGGTGGGGTACTGCTGATGGGCTATGAGATGTACCGCCTTCTGTCACTGAAGAAAAGCTTTGTGGCTGGGAGGAAGAAAAGGAGCAAGAAAACAGTAGGACCCAATGTCATTGACCTGGATGAAGAAGACAAACAGCAGGAACTACTTAAAG GTGTTGAGAAAGCCTTGGCCCAGCCTGGTCCAGATGTTGTGATCTGTGATGAGGGTCATCGCATCAAGAACTGTCATGCCAGCACATCTCAAGCGTTAAAGAACATCAGGACCCGTCGCCGTGTGGTACTGACTGGCTATCCGCTCCAGAACAACCTAATTGAGTACTGGTGCATGGTCGACTTTGTCCGTCCTGACTTCCTAG gTACACGGCAGGAGTTCAGTAACATGTTTGAGCGTCCCATTCTGAACGGGCAGTGTGTGGACAGCACGTCTCAGGACATCCAGCTGATGAGGTACAGGAGCCATGTCCTCCACAGCCTGCTTGAGGGCTTTGTGCAGAG GCGAGGCCATGATGTCCTGAGGGACCAACTGCCCTCTAAGGAGGAGCATGTGATCCTAGTTCGTCTGTCTCCCCTGCAGAGAGCACTCTACACAGAGTTCATGAACCGCTTTAGGGAGGCAGGAAACACTGGCTGGCTCAGCCTCAACCCATTGAAGGCTTTCTGTGTCTGCTGCAAG ATTTGGAACCACCCAGATGTGCTGTATGAGGCCTTGCAGAAGGAAAATCTGGCAAGTGAACAGGACTTGGACCTTGATGACATCACTTCCACAGGACAAGCTCGATGTCCCACAGCGCCTAATCAAAAGTCAAAGAACTTGGACAATCCAAACCCTATTGGTGGACTGAGTCTCAATCAGTTGCAAGAGAGAGCCAATCAGGTCATCACTTATGAATGG GCAAAGGATATCATGTGTGACTACAAGCCCGGTATCCTGGAGAACTCTGCAAAGATGGTGCTGCTGTTCCACCTCATAGAGGAGAGTGTCAGAAAGGGAGACAAACTCCTTGTGTTTAG TCAGAGTTTATCCACACTTACAGTGATTGAGGATTTCTTGGCCAAGAGACCAGTGCCTGCATCACGTTATACCCCCTGCAAAGAAGGACCTAACCAAAACTGGGTCCGCAACCTCAACTATTACA GACTGGATGGAAGCACAACAGCCtcggagagagagagactgataAACCAGTTCAACGATCCTGCCAACACCTCTGCATGGGTCTTCCTGCTGTCGACCAG GGCTGGTTGTCTGGGTGTGAATTTGATCGGAGCAAACCGTGTGGTGGTGTTCGATGCCTCCTGGAATCCTTGCCACGATGCCCAGGCTGTGTGCCGCGTCTACCGCTATGGACAGAGAAAGCCCTGTCACATCTATCGGCTTGTGTGTGACTTCACACTGGAGAAGAAGATCTATGACCGCCAGATCTCCAAACAGGGCATGTCAG ATCGCGTGGTGGATGATCTGAATCCTGTGCTGACCTTCACCAGGAGGGAAGTAGAATCTCTTCTTCATTTTGTGGAAGAGGAACCGAACCACTCTCAGGTTCAGCTGCAGCCAGAGGATGATATGGATAGTGTCCTGCAGAGGGCTCTGCACCTCTATTCTCACCTGATTACCAAG CAACCCTTCCCCCATGAGTCCCTCCTGATGGACCGCAAGGAGCTGAAGCTGAGTAGTGCTGAGAAGAAAGCAGCTAAAAAGGGCTATGAAGAGGAGAAAAGGGCTTCAGTGCCATACACCCGCCCATCCTATGCTCATTATTACCCCGCCAGTGACCAGAGCCTGACTAACATCCCTGCCTTCAGCCAAAGAAACTG GCGACCTCCCACTCGCATTGAGGACAAACCATTGGCCACTGTCCGACCAGTCCAGTCAACTCCAGTTCCAATGATGCCCCGCCAGGCGTCTGCAGGTTCTGCTCCGGACCGTGAATCCTCTAGATCCAACAACGGGGGCTTCCCTGTCAACTGCCTGCAAAAAGCTGGAGTGTTCGTACAGAAAATTGTCACAACTACTG aCATAGTGATTCCAGGCACCAACAGCTCAATAGATGTCCAGGCCAGGATCACAGCTGGAGAAAGTATCCATGTTATCAGGGGTACAAAAG GGACTTACATCAGGACATCCGATGGCAGAATCTTTGCTGTTAGAGCAGCTAACAAGGCCAAGACAGTAGAGGAGAGTACTGCAGCGCCTCCCAAAG ACTCCCAAGCCCCACCTCAGGAGGTCTCAGCCAGTGGCAATAATGGCTGCCTATTACCTGACAAGAAGCAGTTGGCACTCTCCAAAACTTTGCCCCGCCCTATTTCACCAGACAGCCCAGACATCATCAATGAACTGCAGCACTACACAGGTGTCATGGGGGAGGATGCTGCTGCAGCGTCTGCTGTGCAGCCAGAGAGGGCTGCAGAGAGCAGCATGAATGACCAGCCCACCACCAAACTGATGCAGACCAATGGCAACGGCAGTGGGAGCGCTTGTGCTGGCAGAACCATGAGCCACCATGATGCCTCTGTTATGAGCGTCATCCAGCCCAATATGAACGCCACTGGGGCTCAAGACTTGAGAATAGGCACAAAGCGCAAAGCCTCTCCCCCAACCCTGGATGAGCGGGCCAGTAAGCAGCCTTCTGGCACCAAACACTCCTCAGCTCCTCTGTCCTCACAAGGATTCCCTTTTACAGGGGGCTATGGCATCCCCCCTGTGGGTCTCAACTCTGCCATGTTGGGTGGTTCACTGAGGCATCCACTGTTCATGGGGTCTGGCTCACATTACTTCAAGCCCTCCCATGCTCAGCTGGGTGACCCCAGTTACATGTATGGAGATATGTTTGGTTTGAGTGGCACTGTCCCcacttcctcatcttcctcttcatccacAATAACCGGCACTCCCACCatctcatcttcctcatcatctgcTGCAGACAAAGCCCTGCCACCATTCATGCTGACCCCAAGCATGGCTGGCATGGCTGGGATGCTTCCACCCGGCTTCCCTCTCTCATACAGTCCCTCTCTGGCCAGCCTTTACTCAGGGTCAATGCTCCCCAGTGGGCTGCCAGGTCCAGCTGCCACTCCTGGCCCAGCTGGAGCCAGCTTCTTGTCTCAGTACCCTCCGACTGCTGCCTCAAGttcatcctcatcctctcctTCGTCCTTCTCCCCCTCAGCACGATCTGAGGGCCACAGGGCCCAGGTTTTAGTCAACGGCAGGGATGTTAGCAgctctgatgatgatgatgtaatcGAGGTGAGGGGACAGTGA